The window TGGAGGCAAAGGCAGCAGGGTCTCTGCGTATTTGGGAAAGAAATCGGTTCCATAAGGTGAGTTGAAGCACTCTGGGAGAACGACAATCTTGGATCCCCCCGAGGCGGCCTTTGCTACTTGAGAAGCAGCATGCTTCAGATTTGCAGCCTTGTCAAGGCCCGAAGACAGCTGCacaatggcaatcttgacGGGTTTCTTCAGAATGCTGCGAGCGATGGACGCCATTttgatgaaagatgaagttgactTGGAGAATGGCCCTATACAGCTAATGAAGAATTAGACTGTAATTGAACGCTCTGTTGGATAGCTGACGAATAGCTGTTTGTCTATCGCCACTTGGAATTTGTCAATAATAATCAGTATTCTCAAAATATCTATCCATGCAATGATAAGAATAAGATATGCCAGAGGCGAAGCAATACCAGCTTTGATGTCTTTCGGCTTTTCGGCTTTTTCCACAGTTCCAATCTATTGCCCCATAGCGCATTCTAGTACTCTTGTCTTGCTCCATATAGAGGCTTCAATAGCGCGCCCAGTGTGAGCATCGGCTTAATCGCCCATTCACCGACAGCGGCGGTTCCActcagcttctcctcatATCAGCTGGTGATAAAAGGTGGCGGTCGATGCTACagtaagaagagaaagagtcGGGTTGGAGAGCTGTCCACGCGAGCACGCAAATCACGAAACGAATCAACGGTTGTATCTGCGCATTCAAGCCAATTGGCACAAAGCAAACGCGACAATCATCACCAATCTCGACAATGGAGCAGTTCGAATTCCATGATCCCACAACGCGCTCCACCTGGCGGCAGTGCTCTCCAGGAATCGAGGAGCTGGTTCTAAACGAGGACAAAGCAACTGGTCGCAAAACACTACTCCAGCGATGGCAACCCGGCGCAACAAACCCGGCCTCAAGCCCCTTTGTGCATACGTTCATTGAGGAGATTTATATCGTGGAGGGCGATCTTACGGATAAGACATTGCGTCAGACCTTTGACAAGGGCATGTATGCATACCGCAACCCGGGGATGGAACATGGGCCGTGGTCTTCAGAGCGCGGTTGCTTGATGTTTGTCACTTGCGCGGCAGTTGAtagtacaagtacgagttgAAATCAATCGGTTGCAAGGGTTGAACGATCCAATGATGCATTGTAACATAGACTTGGCTGCATGAGTTGGTTCAATGCTGGTGGAATCATGGGTTTCTGAGTGATTGTTTTGTCATCCTGCGCGAACCCTTTTGGGAAAATGGATCGCAAAATAATATTCCACGTATGATTTGACTCGATATCACTGTGCAAATAGCTAGCAAGCCCCCCGAAGTATGCTcaactcttctctctcgccttctctccttctctcgcCAGCATCCCGTAGTATTGTCGTTTTGTCCATGACAGCAATTGACAGCGAACAATTGATTACGTACATGTGCCGGCTTCTTCCTGTGGCCAAGCTGAAAACGGGCGCTCCATGGAGCCAACCTTTTCTCCGCATTCGCATTTCCTTCTCCAAAAAACCCTGCGGAGGTTGCGGAATGGCGTCGAGCTTCCCCAACTCCCTGACTCAATAAGCATCCTCAGCTGGTGATTTGGCGACACAATCGTCCGAGCTATCCCTAAGAACGGGGACCCTTCCCCAGATCCCCCAGAAAAAACCCCCAGATCTAGAGCAGGCCTCTTTAGTCATAAGACTCTTATATCGGCAAATTCGCCTCCAACACACAACAGCTCATCTTCCCTCACACCAACAATATTCTAATTGCCGACACTGCTTTTTTATCAGAAACAATCGCCCTCGGAACCGGAACCCCGTTGTGTATGTGGAGAAACCCCGAGATGACGGACGTTGTGGTGGCCCAACCGAGAAAGCCGGCCAGTAGAGGCAGCAGACGAGGCCGGAAACCCACCTCGTGTACGCAATGTCATTTGAGGAAGCAGAAGTGCGATCGTAATCAGCCGTGCAATCGCTGCCTGCAGCGTGGAGTTGCTCACCTGTGCGGCGATTCTACGACCAATGGAGTCTCTAAGGCGTCTGAGACCCCCCAGGTGGTTGCCATCACCCAGCCATATTCACCAAGACCGAGAAGGATCATACAGACGCCCATGAGTCCTCGTTTGGGGTCATTGTTCGCCAATAGGGGCTCAAGGGCCTTTTACGGCTCTTCCTACTTTGGACACCAAGTAGCGGCTAGAATACTGAGCGAAGAGGGTCAAGATCTCCCGTCAGGAATCTCACGGGGTCGGGACACGCTGCAGTCTTTTCGAGATGAATCCAGCTCTTTTGCTCAGGTTTGGGACCTACTTGGTTTGTTGCCTCGTCAGAAATCGACAGTTGATCGTCTGGTGAACATTTTCCTGGCCGAAGTGAACTGGTCTTTGGATGCGGTTCACGAGGCGACCTTTAGGAGCAGCTATGACGAGTTTTGGGGACGACGATTTGGATTTGACGATCTGGCCAACGTTGATCTTCGCTGGCTGGGACTTTTATTCATAATACTGGCATTTGGAGTGTTGCTCGACACTCCACCGCGTCTAACGCTGGATGTACAACGAGAGCGGGAAGAGGCATCTCTAAGATTTTACGTACGTATTTACTGATCCTGGTGCAAATGATTATAGCAAGTACTCAGCAGCTGACGGGATACTATACAGTGGGCAGCTAGGAGAGCAATCGTTATTGCTCCATCATTCTACGGAGAAAGCACAGATATTGTACGGGCTGGGCTTCTGGTCACTCGCTATCTTCTTCACACTCGACGAGTTTCAGAATCATGGCTTACCATCGGCTTTGCTTCACGAATGGGACAAGCCCAGGGAATGCACGTAAGAGTTTCAAAGGTCCAATATTGTTCATGACATGAGAGAAGCTCACATATGTTAGGTTGACGGTGAAAGATGGCGCATGTCGCGGAAAGGCACGGAACAGCGGAGACGACTTTGGAGCCATATATACGCCATCGACCGTATGATATCCCTCGCATTAGGCCGACCCTATGCTATCAATGACGAATTTTGTCTAACACACGAGGCTGAGAATGTGTGGTTGGATGACTtggaggacgaagaagctgctcgCGTTGTTCCGCAGCCGCTTAATCTACCAACGCCGAGCGTCTTGTCATTCCTACTCTATCGACTTGCCAAGGTCATTGGCAAGATTCAGGAGAAATGCTTTGGATTAGAACGAGCCAGCTACGAAGCTGTTCTTCAGCTCGATGCCGACTTGGTCATGTGGAGTGAGCAGCTACCGCCATATTTCAGCCTAGAAAACCCGGACACTGCAGGAGACGAGGCCCTCCCATTTCTTCCGTGGCATCGACTCTACCTACACACATCATTCCACTTTGCAAGAATCATCCTACATCGGCCATTTTTGCTCCGGGAGTCTATCACGGATCGATTTCGGTCGAGTCACGAGGCGTGCATGTCATCAGCGTTGGCAGATTTGAAAATCAGACTTCGTACAATGAATAGCACGACTGCGGACAACTTGCGATGGGCTTTCGGAGCTCACAATCTATTCAATAGTGCAATGATTTTAGGAATTATTGCGGTTAAGAATCCTCATTCGTCACAAGCTGGTGCTATCCTAGAAGACCTGGAAGCATACTGCGAAAACCTGCACCAAGACCCCTGGTTAAACGAATTTGGTATGGCGGAGCTAAAGGTAATTGAGCTTTGTATTGCAAAGGCCAGAGATTCCAGATGTACTTCGATGAGTGTTTATACATCTGGCTCTCCGGCTGAGCCTCTTAACACCAGAACCAACACTGTAGATGGTTCTGCGCGTATACGACCCCCAGACTTGGAATCTCCAGCCATGTCTTCGGATATGAGCTCCATATATTGGCCAACTGTTTGGGAGGATAACCAATTTTCATTTCCTGGTGCAGCAGACTTTAGCACTTGGGAGCAGATGATATCAGATATTGCGGAAGATAGTAGCTATATTGGGCAATAACGCCTACATAGTAATGCTATTCTAGATTTCCAACTCGACTCTGTTCGTCGAAAGTACTCTAAACCAAACTTCCTAACTGTCCCATCAGATGTACGCTCGTGAGAGAAACGTCTATTCTAGATTCTCGCTTCAACGAGGTGTCCATTATGCTTTGAAGATTTGAACGCAATGGGGTTTGTCAGCGACCCAAGCCCATGACTAATAGTTACAAACAACTCGTCGCCTTCGACGAGCCGAACTGGCGGGTTTCGGCTGACACCAATTCCGCAAGGGGTCCCAGTCAGAATAATAGTCCCCTTTTGCAACGTGCAGCCCTATATCCGATCGTAAGCAAATATACACCATGTAAATTCTCCTTAGTTTCCTTACCTGAGATAAAAACGAGACTATCTTGGGAACGGTGAAAATCATGTCACTCGCTTCTCCTTGCTGCATCACCTGTCCGTTGAGGACGGTCTGGAGCTGTAAAACCGACGGGTCGGGAATGACCCTTGACGAAACGAGAGCTGGTCCGATTGGTGCGAATCCGTCGAAGCCCTTGCCGCGATCCCACTGCGAGACTTCGTTCTGGTGTGTCCGTGCGGTGACATCGTTGGCGGTCATGTAACCTAGCACATATTCCATGGCATGATCCTCGGAGACATCTTTGCATGTCTTTCCGATGACAACGGCGAGTTCCACTTCGTAGTCCAAATGGCAGTCGTGTAGATCTGCGCAGTGAGGGGCAACAATGTGGCCTGAAGGGTGATTGATTGTTTCGGTTGCCTTGAGAAACATTGTCGGAGTTTTAGGAATTGATAACTTCATTTCTGCCtgttataataaaattagaTATCTCTATCCAAAATTATTCCTCAGAGTTGTGCCAATACTTACGGCATGTTCGCGGTAATTGAGTCCAATGCATCGTATTGTACCCGCTTCCTCTGGTCTGAGCGGTGCCAATATCTGTTACTCCGTCAACAAGCTGATCCACGTCCGGTAGTTGTAGGATTCTCCGCTGACCCTTTTAACTTGCACGACGTCTTCTGATAGGGCGGCGGATAGGTCTAGAGCTGACTCGGCTCGAACAATCCTAGCATATACGTCTTCGCCACGGTGTAAGGCAATGCCAACTAAACGTAAAACCCATGTTAGTTATTGCAGCAAATGCCTGTAACTATCCCGTGCTTTGGAATCAAAGTGTAATGCATCGTACCATCGAGGTCATCGTCAATAGGTTCACCGTATCTCTCTTGACCATTAACATCTTCAAATCTAATTAACCTATTCCAGACCTAGAGGCGAACAGTCAGTCCAAGTTAAGTCAATAGTAGATAAGAATGGGCCAGGGTATTCAAGGCAGAACCAATACTTACAGGCTGGTCTTCCAATAGTATAGGAGTCATTGTTCAAGCCAAGCGATATATGCAAATACAGTTGCTGCACACTGGGACCAAGTCTAAAGCCACAACACTAGGGCAGTTCCATGGCGGCGTTCCTTATCTGTATATAAAAGCTTCCCCTTTCCTATTTCCCAGCCTTGGAGGCGCATCGGGGCCGTCTTTTCGGGCATTGGGAATCATTTGGCATCGGTAAATGCTGCTTATAGCGCTGAATGTTAGCGTGGGTCAGCCTGCATGGCTCGTCGGCATATTGAGACCTGACCATCGGCAAAATCGGGAAATTCGTATCATCCTAGTTCACGATAGCGACTCTCGTGATAACAGTAACAGGCATTCAAAAGACCTTGTAAGTCCTCTTCAAATACTACAAATACGAATAGAGTTGTTCAATGAAACTCAAACTCGACAACACTCAAGTAAACAGTTTCAATCCTTGCATCTACAatggacgagaagaagattgcaACTCCATCCGACTTGTCAGAACATGCCTCCGTCAATAATATAACCCATTATGAGGGAGTGGTTAATATCCCAATGGTGGAGAGGGAGACAGTAAAGAGAAAGCTTAAATCGCGTCATATGCAGTTCTATGCCATTGGCGGTACCATTGGCACGGGTCTCTTCGTGGGTATTGGTGGTGGCCTCGCCCAGGCGGGTCCCCTGTCTCTCTTGTTGGGTTACTCAATTACTAGTGTGTTTATATTCTCTATGGTGAGTTTTATATGGCTACTCCTTACATAAGGCTGTGTAGTTGGCGCAAGGGTATCATGATAATGCTAACATACTCTGTCTTCAGATGCGATGTCTAGGAGAGATGACAACTTGGATACCACTTCCTGGTGCTACGCCAAGATTCTGCTCTCGCTTTGTCGACGAGGCATTGGGATTTGCGGTTGGTTGGAACCAGTGGTACAACTGTGCAATCACTGTATGCGCAGAGATATCGGCCGCAGCTGCTGTGATTCAATTTTGGAATGACACAATTTCGCCCGCCGTCTGGATCTCAATCATCCTCGTTCTAATCTTCATATTCAATCTTATCGATGTGGGAGTATTTGGGGAAGTCGAATTCGTATTCTCCTGCATCAAGATTGTGGCTCTGGTTGGCCTTCTCATCTTGTCCCTTGTCATTGATTTGGGTGGTGGCCCAACTCACGACCGACTTGGATTCCGGTAAGTGCTCTTTTCATTGGGAACTCTCTTTTGTTATCTTTTTTAGACTCAAAAAATTAATCTGAACTCCTTGTATAGCTATTGGAAGAATCCCGGAGCTATGGTGGAATATATCGTCAGTGGCGACACTGGGCGCTTCCTCGGACTTTTCAACGCCATTATCAACGCTGGATTTGCTTTTGCGGGTATCGAGATGATTGCTGTTGCAGCAGGAGAAACAGAAAACCCTCGACACAACATTCCAAAGGCAGTGAACCGACTCTTCTGGcgtatcctcttcttctacgTCCTTGGAACACTTGCTGTTGGCGTGCTTGTCCCATACACCGATGACAGGCTCCTAAACGgcggtgctggtgttgcCAGCTCACCCTGGGTTATTGGTATTTCCCGTGCTGGCATCAAGGTTCTCCctcacatcatcaacgcTGTGGTTCTCGTGTCTGCCGCTTCGGCCGGAAACGCGTTGCTATACAGCGGTAGCCGATatctccttgccctcgcTGAAGGTGGCCAAGCGCCAAAGTTTTTGCTCAAATGCACTAAGAGAGGAGTTCCTATTTACTGTGTTCTCTTTACGGGTGCTCTTGCACCTCTTACTTACATGGCCGTCAGCTCCGACAGCGCCAAGGTCTTTTCGTGGTTCGCCAACCTCGTCACAACTGCTGCTCTGTTTACCTGGTGTAGTATTTGTATTGCTTACATGGGTTTTGACCGTGCACTTCGTGCTCAAGGCATAAACCGGAAGGAAGAGTTGGCCTTTGGTGGCCGCTTCCAACCTTACCTCTCCTACATCAGTCTTGGGtttttcatcatcgtcctcatcttcaacggcTTCAGTACGTTTATTCACGGCCATTGGGACACTCAACACTTCGTGGTTTCGTACGTAGGCATACCGTAAGTCTTAATATTCACGCAATACTCTTGTTTTTCTGCTGACTTGTGGTTGTAGAATCTTTTTCACACTTTTCTTCGGATGGaagatcatcaagaagaccaaATTCCGCCACGCCAAAGAGATTGATCTTGACACTGGAAGGCAATTGGATGAGTCTACAGACTATGaagaaaagccaaaaaaCCTAGTCGACCGGCTTTGGGCATGGGCAGCATGAGATATGATTACGACAACCATTATAGTTAACTATATAGCCTCGCGGGAGGGGTTTGTAGAAATACACCGCGATTATTACACTAGTTCTAAGTGCAAACAGCTATCGAGTGCTAAATGAAAATAGATATTCGAACATTTACATCTAATTgactctccttctcttctacTGACTGCCATAGACGCCTATGACCACCAACTTCTCACGAGTGACACCCCCGCCTCGGAGCAGCACCTTAAAGCTTCTTTTAGTTACATGTAGTCTTGTTGTGGAAACAACTTTTGATAAAACGAACTTGCTATTAAAGATGATTCCTTGCTGCAAGCTTGTGAGATTAGGGTTCGAGTGTGGTTCACTGTCTTCGTTGTGATTTCAAGGTGAATGCCCGCTCGCACGTGATTGAGCTCCTCAGTATCAATATATTATTATTGCTCTTTCTTCCCAGATCATCACGCCTTTCCTCTTTTCACCTTTCAACTCTCACGTACATGCTTCGATCTTCTTGTTCAAGACACCGCTTATTCCCCCCAGGACGTATGCCGCTTCTTGGAGTTGAACACGGTACTAAATTCGGAAACAAACGCGACTTTTATGTTCTTTCATCAGCACGTGTTATTATACGCTGCTAAGCAAAGGTCAGAAAAGGTAGGACCGCAAATGAATGAGTACATACATTCAGGAATATAAGCACCCAATTAAGCTGTCGAGGAGCGCTTTTGTAGAATAACGCCTACCAGTATTCAGCCAGCAGCCGAATTTTACCACATGAATATAGTAGCAATCACAagataaatataaatatagtagtagttatGAGGGAAATATAGATGTAGTAGCAGTTATtagagaaatgtagatatagtagcggttattagagaaatatagatgTAGTAGCGGTCATtagagaaatgtagatgtagtagcGGTtattagagaaatatagatgTAGTAGCGGTtattagagaaatatagatgTAGTAGCGGTTATTAAAGAaatgtagatgtagtagTAGTTATTGGGGAAATGAAaatatagcagctactcccTTCGTAGGCGTATGACTCCCTTCGTAGGCGTATGACTCCCTTCGTAGGCGTATGATTTAACTCGTGAGTATTCGAAGTCTTCTCAGTCTCGAATTTTTTGTCCTCCGCTTACCTACATACCGGGTGATTCCTCCCCTTATGAAAACGTTTGCAAGCTTTGTTCGCTCTTTAATCGACCCTGCACTTTTACAAGACGAAGGGAATTGGTTGATCTTTGGGGATTTGCTCCCCCAGCTGTGGGACCGAGATCTCCTCTCGACCTGTATCCAACCGGACCCCTCCGCTTCCTAGCGTTTTATTCTACCAGAAGCCAGGGCGTTTTTTGCTCCCCCGAGCCTCGTGAGAAGTTGATGGGGCTCTTTCCAGACCCAGATTCGATTGATGGGGAAGAACTACAGGGGGAGACAGCACCAGGGGTAGACATGGATGGAGAGAATTCAGGCGAGGATTAACATGGATCATTATGGGGATTTGAGCTGGATTTGATTCAACGCTACTTGCTCCTATATAGGTGATTGCTCAAATATATTTCTGCTTTACATGCATTTTCATGAAAGACATTGCTATCTACCTTACTACGAGGTTGTAAAGCCCAAAGTACATCTCTCATAGTCGGGCAACTCGCATGGcgttatatatataacacTTTTCACGCTCTCACTGTCGGTTCCGTCGTCGCTCTCTAGTTCATTGGCAACAAGGGGCGCAGTCAAAAGATGTTGTCTGCCCCCCTGGCTGTCTTCTATTTCCGAAGGTAAGACTTCAGGAGCAGTGGCTTCGTCCAGGAGAACCCGACCGTCTTCAATTTTCGACGGAGTGAAAATCTCTGACTAAAGATCCTCAGCCTGACTGTCCGGGATTTCGATGATTGTAGGTGTGTATCGACCATCCAGGATATGGACAGGAGTTGTCGCCTCATGAGGTGTGGGCTCGATATTTTGATGGACAGGAGTAGAGGTTTCTGACCAAAGGTCTTCGGTTTGGCTGTTTGGGAGTTCGATAAATGTGGGTATGTCTTGACTGTCCAGGATTTCGATCACTGCAGGTATGTCTTGACTGTCCAGGGGTCCGACAGGAGCTGTCGCCTCATTAGGTGTAGCCTCGGTATTTTGACGGATAGAAGTAGGACTTGCTGTCCAAAGATCTTCAGCTTGACTATCTTCAATTTCTGTAGGCATGTATTGACGGCTTGGAGTTGTCGCCTCCTTAGGTGCAGCCTCGGTATTTTGACGGACATAGTTTGTCAGTGGGGGTGGTGTTTGCTGTCGGGGAGCTTGCATCTCGTTATATTTCTTGAAGAATGTCAGTAAATGTCATATATCAGTAGTAGAAACTAGTATTATCTCATAGATAGCAGTATAAAGTAGTAGCATCTCATAGATAGTAGTATGAATCAGTATATTACTTACCATGTGGTATGGACTCTGGATATGCTGTTGAAGGACACTTGGCTTTGGCAATTTGAGGCCATAGCATTTGCTCCCCAGAACCCGGTAAACATAGCTTTCGAGCTCCCAATCAAGGTAAACGTTGGGCAGGTGAGCATAAAAAGGTCCATAGAGGGACACTCTCATGACCGAACTGTTTGTGGAGAGCCGTTCGTCTTCAAACGCTTGAAGCGTTTCCCCTACGTTTATGTTAGTACCTGTGAGTATTCATTTGGATTGAGGCAATATGTACAGGGAGTTGACTGTCTCTCCATCGCTGCCATCGCTGGAACAGGGGGACTTGACGATGGTGGTGGCAGTCCCTCATACATCTCCGACCAGAAGCTTTCAGTATCATTATAAGTCTCCATGGCGAATGTTTGGAGCTCTGAAAATTGATGTCGAGAGTGAattgggaaaaaaaatattccTTTAACTGGCTGTGCGCTTGTTTTGTGCTCGCTTAGCTTATCTCAATGGATAGCACAAGTAGGAAGGAGCGGCCGTGGAAAGCTTGTGTAGGATGATGCTGGGCGCCCTCCTCATGGCAGGTTATAAGACTGTGACAGTCCGTTCTTCAGACAAGCCACCAGCCAAACTCGCTGCCATCCAGTCATTCTCCGACCCCAAGTCAGACACGCAAATATTTATTGCAAATATTAATATCATGTCGACTGGTGTTAATCTTCATCACGCGTGCGATCGAGGAATTCTGGCCACCTTCCATTTTAATGCTAAAACACTCCAACAGGTTCACGGTCGTCTCAACCGTTTGGGACAAAAGCAGGCCGTTATTTGGCACAACATAAAGGTGAAAGATTCATTTCATGACCATCAAGAGCgcatgctcttgatgaaatgGGTCAAACAACTTTCTGCTGAGTGCAACTTGCCCGAATGGATGACGGGAGCTCTACGTGAACTTATGTTGTACGAGCTTGTCCGTTCCTACTTCAATCAACCATTCAATCGCTACGGTTGGGTCATTTTATCTGGGCGAGACGGAAAGCAAATGGACTACTACTCTGAGGAGTCTATTAAGCTAGGATACGCCTGCTCACTCGTCGCGAAACTCATCCTGATCTCCGAAAACCAACCCTACTACACTGAGCACGACGACTACCTGGCTGTTGCTATGTTAGACCTGGTCGCCAGCCAGCCCATGAGTGTGTTCGAGGAGTGGCTTACTTTCGCGGAAGGCCGGCTCCGAGTGGTTCTCGAACTGAGGCTCACAAAATTCAtcgaagaggccaagaaggcgaAGGGGGAGCAAGCGCAATTTTACCGTCGCAGAATGGAAGAGCGCCAGAACGCCTTAGCTGAGGAAATCGAGATTGCAGACGACTACGACCCTGATGGTGAGGTTTTAGAAGACGAGGACCTGGATTTCGCTTCGGACACCGAGGACGCTGCTGTTACACCCGACGATGTTGACGACACTGTCGCTCAAGAACAACTTGAAGTCGCACCCGATGCTGTGAAGGACGTTATTGCTGAGGAtcctgctgaagctgcccagGCTGAGGTCAGCGTTGCCGCCCAGGAGCCCACTGAAGCTGCTCAGGATGAGGTCAGCGTTGTCGCCCAGGAACATATTGATGCTGTCCCGGCAGAGcatgatgctgccgctgaaGGAGAGGTCGATGCGaccaacaaagaaaagaccgCCTCTGCTAAtgaaggagagcaagatggTGTCGAAGAAGGGGGTGCTTCAGACGCGCCTCCCTCCAACCAGGAGGCCATTGAGTAGAAGGTTTGGATTCGGGGGAAAAGAAATTGGGGGACATATACGGGTTGCTTTTTCCTATCTATCCGATCAAAAAGTTTTGCAATCAGGATCAAATTTTCGATCCTCGGGACGgggatttttcttttagtATTGAGATTTGGGCAGGACAGCCCCTTTAGCTACTACGTAGTTATCCATTTCGCATGTGAAGGTTGTGGGCAGGGACATGTACCTGCGGTACTGGGCGTCAGCACAGAGCCTCCACACCACATTTGGCGATAATGCAATTGTTTATTCGGTTAATCGAAAAGTTTACACATAACTCGTGGGCTATCGCCATGTTCGCTGTGATATAATGTTACATGTGCCTTTCCGAGTTTGATCTAAGTGAATGCAAAT of the Trichoderma breve strain T069 chromosome 4, whole genome shotgun sequence genome contains:
- a CDS encoding amino acid permease domain-containing protein, coding for MDEKKIATPSDLSEHASVNNITHYEGVVNIPMVERETVKRKLKSRHMQFYAIGGTIGTGLFVGIGGGLAQAGPLSLLLGYSITSVFIFSMMRCLGEMTTWIPLPGATPRFCSRFVDEALGFAVGWNQWYNCAITVCAEISAAAAVIQFWNDTISPAVWISIILVLIFIFNLIDVGVFGEVEFVFSCIKIVALVGLLILSLVIDLGGGPTHDRLGFRYWKNPGAMVEYIVSGDTGRFLGLFNAIINAGFAFAGIEMIAVAAGETENPRHNIPKAVNRLFWRILFFYVLGTLAVGVLVPYTDDRLLNGGAGVASSPWVIGISRAGIKVLPHIINAVVLVSAASAGNALLYSGSRYLLALAEGGQAPKFLLKCTKRGVPIYCVLFTGALAPLTYMAVSSDSAKVFSWFANLVTTAALFTWCSICIAYMGFDRALRAQGINRKEELAFGGRFQPYLSYISLGFFIIVLIFNGFSTFIHGHWDTQHFVVSYVGIPIFFTLFFGWKIIKKTKFRHAKEIDLDTGRQLDESTDYEEKPKNLVDRLWAWAA
- a CDS encoding fungal specific transcription factor domain-containing protein; protein product: MSPRLGSLFANRGSRAFYGSSYFGHQVAARILSEEGQDLPSGISRGRDTLQSFRDESSSFAQVWDLLGLLPRQKSTVDRLVNIFLAEVNWSLDAVHEATFRSSYDEFWGRRFGFDDLANVDLRWLGLLFIILAFGVLLDTPPRLTLDVQREREEASLRFYWAARRAIVIAPSFYGESTDIVRAGLLVTRYLLHTRRVSESWLTIGFASRMGQAQGMHVDGERWRMSRKGTEQRRRLWSHIYAIDRMISLALGRPYAINDEFCLTHEAENVWLDDLEDEEAARVVPQPLNLPTPSVLSFLLYRLAKVIGKIQEKCFGLERASYEAVLQLDADLVMWSEQLPPYFSLENPDTAGDEALPFLPWHRLYLHTSFHFARIILHRPFLLRESITDRFRSSHEACMSSALADLKIRLRTMNSTTADNLRWAFGAHNLFNSAMILGIIAVKNPHSSQAGAILEDLEAYCENLHQDPWLNEFGMAELKVIELCIAKARDSRCTSMSVYTSGSPAEPLNTRTNTVDGSARIRPPDLESPAMSSDMSSIYWPTVWEDNQFSFPGAADFSTWEQMISDIAEDSSYIGQ
- a CDS encoding fumarylacetoacetate (FAA) hydrolase family domain-containing protein encodes the protein MTPILLEDQPVWNRLIRFEDVNGQERYGEPIDDDLDVGIALHRGEDVYARIVRAESALDLSAALSEDVVQVKRILAPLRPEEAGTIRCIGLNYREHAAEMKLSIPKTPTMFLKATETINHPSGHIVAPHCADLHDCHLDYEVELAVVIGKTCKDVSEDHAMEYVLGYMTANDVTARTHQNEVSQWDRGKGFDGFAPIGPALVSSRVIPDPSVLQLQTVLNGQVMQQGEASDMIFTVPKIVSFLSQGCTLQKGTIILTGTPCGIGVSRNPPVRLVEGDELFVTISHGLGSLTNPIAFKSSKHNGHLVEARI
- a CDS encoding chrR cupin-like domain-containing protein, with amino-acid sequence MEQFEFHDPTTRSTWRQCSPGIEELVLNEDKATGRKTLLQRWQPGATNPASSPFVHTFIEEIYIVEGDLTDKTLRQTFDKGMYAYRNPGMEHGPWSSERGCLMFVTCAAVDSTNLAA